A single region of the Longimicrobium terrae genome encodes:
- a CDS encoding phosphotransferase family protein, whose product MEDRASAVRSGEELDAAAVHAWLRTLVPGLGDGSPEVTQYAGGASNWTYRLQYPAHDLILRRPPAGTRARSAHDMGREFTVQQRLGPVYPYVPRMVGLCADESVIGAEFYVMERIAGLIPRRRMPDGVRLDAEQTRRLCLSVIDRLIELHAIDPAMAGLESLGRGPGYARRQVAGWSDRYEKARTPNVPRFRRVRDWLRANAPDDVASCVIHNDWRFDNVVLAADDPTRVIGVLDWEMATVGDPLMDLGGALAYWVQADDNALMRTTRRQPTDLPGMLRREEVVEYYLGRTGLKPENWAFYEVFGLFRLAVIAQQIYFRYWHRQTRNPAFRNFWILVNYFDWRCRGIIRRSGRP is encoded by the coding sequence ATGGAGGATCGCGCCTCCGCCGTCCGCTCCGGCGAGGAACTGGATGCCGCGGCCGTGCACGCTTGGCTGCGGACGCTCGTCCCCGGTCTGGGCGACGGGTCGCCGGAGGTGACGCAGTACGCGGGCGGCGCATCCAACTGGACGTACCGCCTCCAGTATCCCGCGCACGACCTCATCCTGCGCCGGCCGCCGGCGGGAACGCGCGCCAGGTCCGCGCACGACATGGGACGCGAGTTCACCGTGCAGCAGCGCTTGGGGCCCGTCTATCCGTACGTCCCGCGGATGGTCGGGCTGTGCGCGGACGAATCGGTGATCGGCGCGGAGTTCTACGTGATGGAGCGCATCGCGGGCCTCATCCCCCGGCGGCGGATGCCGGACGGCGTGCGGCTGGACGCGGAGCAGACGCGGCGCCTGTGCCTGTCCGTCATCGACCGGCTCATCGAGCTGCACGCGATCGATCCAGCGATGGCGGGATTGGAGTCGCTCGGGCGCGGGCCGGGGTACGCAAGGCGGCAGGTGGCGGGTTGGAGCGATCGATACGAGAAAGCGCGCACGCCCAACGTCCCCCGCTTTCGCCGCGTGCGCGACTGGCTGCGGGCCAACGCGCCGGACGACGTGGCGAGCTGCGTCATCCACAACGACTGGCGCTTCGACAACGTGGTGCTGGCCGCGGACGATCCCACGCGCGTGATCGGCGTGCTGGACTGGGAGATGGCGACGGTGGGCGATCCGCTGATGGACCTGGGCGGCGCGCTTGCCTACTGGGTGCAGGCGGACGACAACGCGCTGATGCGCACCACCCGCCGCCAGCCCACAGACCTGCCCGGCATGCTGCGCCGCGAGGAAGTGGTGGAATACTATCTCGGCCGGACGGGATTGAAGCCGGAGAACTGGGCGTTCTACGAGGTGTTCGGCCTGTTCCGGCTGGCGGTGATCGCGCAGCAGATCTACTTCCGCTACTGGCACCGGCAGACGCGGAATCCGGCGTTCCGCAACTTCTGGATCCTGGTCAACTACTTCGACTGGCGCTGCCGCGGCATCATCCGCCGCAGCGGCCGGCCGTAG
- a CDS encoding PPC domain-containing protein: MTFPRSLARVPLLAAALALAACSDSANPVQPDFRQPDADLTVALTCTVSTRGGEVRCTDGVAMGGGARGIILGGQNTYIRLASSNIQVTPGSLSFDVTVENMIAQPLGVAADGEVDSAGVRVFFVAGPSSTSGGSVTVANPDGMDSFTGPDQPYFQYEGGLFASSVTDEVSEPKTWTFGFTPEVENITFKVLVAAQLQWPDGFILNNPWVVTLDPQEAVEFTASVYNALGMPLPDEPVTWSSDAPAIASVNGPFITAGTSNGFAQLTAMSGTRPGLYPTWVSVCQSAVVGNGTSLPASLTDSDCFSSYGSETGTPTTDFYADLYRVTLEEGQTVTVTLDSGDQLDTFLLVTVPGLGVVTAFNDDDDQETLGVGSRVVFTAPISGVYVIEASTYNELDTGDYTLGVTIS, encoded by the coding sequence ATGACGTTCCCCAGATCCCTCGCCCGCGTGCCGCTGCTGGCGGCCGCGCTGGCGCTGGCCGCCTGCTCCGACTCCGCCAATCCGGTGCAGCCCGACTTCCGCCAGCCGGACGCGGACCTCACCGTCGCCCTCACCTGCACCGTCTCCACGCGCGGCGGCGAGGTGCGCTGCACCGACGGCGTGGCGATGGGGGGCGGCGCGCGCGGCATCATCCTGGGCGGGCAGAACACCTACATCCGCCTCGCGTCCAGCAACATCCAGGTCACGCCCGGCTCGCTTTCGTTCGACGTGACCGTCGAGAACATGATCGCGCAGCCGCTGGGCGTGGCGGCGGATGGAGAGGTCGATTCCGCCGGCGTGCGGGTGTTCTTCGTGGCAGGACCGTCCTCCACCAGCGGCGGATCGGTGACGGTGGCCAACCCCGACGGCATGGACAGCTTTACCGGGCCGGACCAGCCCTACTTTCAGTACGAGGGCGGGCTCTTCGCGTCCAGCGTCACCGACGAAGTGAGCGAGCCGAAGACCTGGACCTTCGGGTTCACGCCCGAGGTGGAGAACATCACCTTCAAGGTGCTGGTGGCCGCGCAGCTTCAGTGGCCCGACGGCTTCATCCTGAACAACCCCTGGGTGGTGACGCTGGACCCCCAGGAGGCGGTGGAATTCACGGCGTCCGTCTACAACGCGCTGGGCATGCCGCTGCCGGACGAGCCCGTCACCTGGTCCAGCGACGCGCCGGCGATCGCCTCCGTCAATGGACCGTTCATCACCGCCGGTACGTCCAACGGGTTCGCGCAGCTCACGGCGATGAGCGGGACCAGGCCGGGGCTCTACCCCACCTGGGTCTCGGTCTGCCAGTCGGCGGTGGTGGGCAATGGAACCAGCCTGCCCGCGTCCCTCACGGACAGCGACTGCTTCAGCAGCTATGGCAGCGAGACGGGCACGCCCACCACGGACTTCTACGCGGACCTGTACCGCGTCACGCTCGAGGAAGGCCAGACCGTCACCGTCACCCTGGATTCCGGCGACCAGCTGGACACGTTCCTGCTCGTGACCGTGCCCGGGCTCGGCGTGGTGACCGCCTTCAACGACGACGACGACCAGGAAACGCTGGGAGTGGGCTCGCGGGTGGTGTTCACGGCCCCGATCTCCGGCGTGTACGTGATCGAGGCGAGCACCTACAACGAGCTGGATACGGGCGACTACACGCTGGGCGTCACCATCTCCTGA
- a CDS encoding PPC domain-containing protein, producing the protein MNNLSRLPLIAAALALAACSDTSSPVQPTESREPENAITTALTCTASTRTREVRCSDDAALADGVRGVIVGNQNGYVRLTSSNVTVALDTISFDVTVENLIAQPLGTTNGSAPEPEGVRVFFVAGPASTGAGTVTVANPDGVATINGPDQPYFQYNGPLSQNTISEPRRWKLQFSPEVTNVTFKVLVSAAVQFPDGYVDNTPYVLTLNLGETRNLPGAVFTVVGNPVPGAVIDWSSSNPGLASVNGSQVTAGGGRGFATLTATSGSRPATYSTVVSVCQSTVVNNGTSLPSSIAGTDCFSSYGDPTGRPTNTFYADLYRVALNAGQTVTITMDSGDDLDTYLLLADPRLGFLVAGNDDDDEGVLGVGSRIVYTATETGVYVIEASTFGNLDTGNYTLNVTIN; encoded by the coding sequence ATGAACAACCTTTCCCGTCTGCCCCTGATCGCGGCCGCGCTGGCCCTTGCGGCGTGCTCCGACACGTCCAGCCCGGTTCAGCCGACCGAGAGCCGCGAGCCGGAAAACGCGATCACCACCGCCCTGACCTGCACCGCGTCCACGCGCACGCGCGAAGTCCGCTGCAGCGACGATGCGGCGCTCGCGGACGGGGTGCGCGGCGTCATCGTGGGCAACCAGAACGGCTACGTGCGCCTCACGTCCAGCAACGTCACCGTCGCCCTGGACACCATCTCGTTCGATGTGACCGTCGAAAACCTGATCGCGCAGCCGCTGGGCACCACCAACGGAAGCGCCCCGGAACCCGAGGGTGTGCGCGTGTTCTTCGTGGCGGGGCCGGCGTCCACCGGCGCGGGCACGGTGACGGTGGCCAACCCCGATGGGGTCGCGACCATCAACGGGCCGGACCAGCCGTACTTCCAGTACAACGGCCCCCTGTCGCAGAACACCATCAGCGAGCCCAGGCGGTGGAAGCTCCAGTTCAGCCCCGAGGTGACCAACGTCACCTTCAAGGTGCTGGTGTCGGCCGCGGTCCAGTTTCCTGACGGGTACGTCGATAACACGCCGTACGTGCTGACGCTGAACCTTGGCGAAACCCGCAATCTTCCGGGCGCCGTCTTTACGGTCGTGGGGAATCCCGTACCGGGCGCGGTGATCGACTGGTCCAGCAGCAATCCGGGCCTGGCGTCGGTGAACGGCTCGCAGGTCACGGCGGGCGGAGGACGGGGTTTCGCGACGCTGACTGCGACGAGCGGTTCGCGGCCGGCGACCTACTCCACCGTGGTGTCCGTCTGCCAGTCCACGGTGGTCAACAACGGAACCAGCCTGCCGTCGTCCATCGCGGGCACCGACTGCTTCAGCAGCTACGGTGACCCCACCGGGCGACCCACCAATACCTTCTACGCGGACCTCTACCGCGTGGCCCTCAACGCCGGCCAGACCGTCACCATCACGATGGACTCGGGCGACGATCTGGACACGTACCTGCTCCTGGCCGACCCGCGCCTCGGCTTCCTGGTGGCCGGCAACGACGACGACGACGAGGGAGTACTGGGCGTGGGCTCGCGGATCGTTTACACCGCCACGGAAACCGGCGTGTACGTGATCGAGGCCAGCACCTTCGGGAACCTGGACACGGGCAACTACACGCTGAACGTCACCATCAACTGA